In Anaerolineales bacterium, the following proteins share a genomic window:
- a CDS encoding GAF domain-containing protein: MIRKFFSPPTFDNEEANFRAKFINGFAWVVSGLLTLAIVSYVFEPGGGLTIAILSGLVIVLISSIALLKRGNVTAAAWIVVVLGWLGIGFQALTADGVKDVIVMGYIAVGLLASIVVGNRAGNLVIFAGIVAIAFLAWREANGYFTPREQDPIVYGRDLSFIFISIAVLIYFSAVSLKDAVARATKSEESLRTSNESLRELNQTLEQRVDARTAELEQANQRNARRARQFEAIAQVTKATAANQNLEDLISLLTHVISEKFDYYHAGIFLLDSNREYAELRAANSDGGKRMLSRNHKLRIGQTGLVGLVAATGEPRIALDVGADTVFFNNPDLPETHSEMALPLQSAGLTIGVLDIQSVELNAFTEEDIEVLSTLADQVATAIQNARYYEATQSLVEDAQRMTGSYLRDAWQTLKLQEQIVGYVADGDTLKQSAQPIDPTLFSRFANATEPVIQNGENPSLAVPIRVAGNIAGVLTINLNDEQTGMSDTVDIAKAVAERLSLALEAATLLETTQKRAEIERITSDITGKIGSSTQFDSILRTAAEELSQALGGSEVLVQIHQQSAEALPKP, translated from the coding sequence ATGATACGAAAATTCTTCAGCCCGCCAACGTTCGATAACGAAGAGGCGAATTTCCGCGCAAAGTTCATCAATGGTTTTGCGTGGGTGGTTTCGGGCTTGCTTACGCTGGCAATCGTTTCCTATGTCTTCGAACCGGGCGGCGGTCTTACGATCGCGATCCTATCAGGGTTGGTCATCGTATTGATTTCCTCCATTGCTTTGCTTAAAAGAGGAAATGTAACAGCCGCGGCGTGGATTGTCGTGGTTCTTGGCTGGCTTGGGATCGGATTTCAAGCGCTCACAGCCGACGGCGTCAAGGATGTGATCGTCATGGGCTATATCGCAGTCGGCTTGCTGGCAAGCATTGTGGTCGGCAACCGTGCGGGCAACCTAGTGATCTTTGCAGGCATTGTGGCAATCGCATTCCTAGCCTGGCGCGAGGCGAATGGATATTTTACGCCGCGCGAACAAGACCCGATCGTCTATGGAAGAGACTTGAGCTTCATCTTCATTTCAATCGCAGTCTTGATCTATTTCAGCGCCGTCAGCCTGAAAGATGCCGTTGCGCGAGCGACAAAAAGCGAGGAAAGCCTGCGAACATCGAATGAATCACTGCGCGAGTTGAATCAGACATTGGAACAGCGCGTGGACGCGCGCACCGCCGAACTAGAGCAAGCAAACCAACGCAACGCGCGCCGCGCCCGTCAATTCGAAGCGATCGCTCAAGTGACCAAGGCAACCGCCGCGAATCAAAATCTTGAAGATCTCATTTCACTGCTTACCCACGTGATCAGCGAAAAATTCGATTATTACCACGCCGGCATCTTCCTGCTGGATTCGAACCGCGAATACGCAGAACTGCGAGCCGCCAACAGCGACGGCGGAAAACGGATGCTGAGCCGCAACCACAAACTCCGCATCGGACAGACCGGTCTCGTCGGCTTGGTTGCCGCTACTGGAGAACCTCGCATCGCGCTCGACGTGGGAGCGGATACAGTTTTCTTCAACAACCCAGACCTCCCAGAGACGCACTCCGAGATGGCGCTTCCTCTCCAATCGGCTGGGTTGACGATCGGCGTGCTGGACATTCAAAGCGTGGAGCTCAACGCGTTCACCGAAGAGGATATAGAAGTCCTCTCCACGTTGGCAGACCAGGTCGCCACGGCGATCCAGAACGCCCGTTATTACGAAGCGACGCAGTCCTTAGTCGAAGACGCACAGCGGATGACCGGCTCCTATCTGCGCGACGCGTGGCAAACATTGAAACTGCAAGAGCAGATCGTCGGCTATGTTGCCGATGGAGACACGTTGAAGCAATCCGCGCAACCAATTGATCCAACGCTCTTCTCCCGGTTTGCAAATGCAACCGAACCGGTGATTCAGAACGGAGAGAATCCGAGCCTCGCCGTTCCGATCCGCGTTGCAGGGAATATCGCCGGCGTTCTAACCATCAACCTGAACGATGAACAGACCGGGATGTCGGATACGGTTGATATTGCCAAAGCCGTGGCGGAACGCCTGTCGCTCGCTCTTGAAGCCGCGACCTTACTTGAAACGACGCAAAAGCGCGCCGAGATCGAACGCATTACTTCAGATATCACCGGCAAGATCGGCTCTTCAACGCAATTCGATTCGATCCTTCGCACTGCGGCTGAAGAACTCAGCCAAGCCCTCGGAGGCTCTGAGGTACTGGTGCAGATTCATCAACAATCGGCAGAAGCCCTACCTAAGCCATAA
- a CDS encoding GAF domain-containing protein, whose translation MNLNQISTIIAVLIVVAIVVLAAGLSRRFTNRSLRTRVAVGILFTGGIAVGFLSIYAINSAVRITDLLSQRLETSVQLLAEEQLINTINTEASNADRSFEKIEGDVLELAAHWSSLYAQQEKLGQGSYWDASTALTQLEGGKYGNSTDDVSSVYVPAKVGLNGTIVNDLNTSAYLDFAVPSSLKSNASLLAIYAIDTRGITRYYPNIDLASLLPPDFDPTERAYYKITSPLFNPAKSARWAIPYVDATGGGLVVTVAAPVYDGNIFKGIVAADMQLSTITSQIERIKIGQTGYAFMIDDAGRIISMPPAGYELFGINPEAINSEEYFKITVLGEGSPELIGITNRMVAGGSGLIEFPVNGVETYLAFAPIGANGYSVGIVAPVAELQTAIVAARNETAFQIQSAARLAGVILAILLLAAFLLSLRISGRITAPIVRLTETANQIVAGDITAQAAETSGDEIGTLANAFNTMTSRLRETLAGLEQRVAERTSELTVANQQIEQRALQLETIARVAHTIGSTYDLDVLLPQITNAISKQFGFYHVGIFLLDPRREYAVLSASNSEGGRKMLANNHRLKIGETGIVGYVTGTGKPRVALDTGADAAFFDNPFLPGTRSEIALPLLAGGEVIGALDVQSTEPNAFGAQDVNTLTILADQVSIAIQNARQYEQTQKALAESESLSRQLAREGWQGFAKSRKLLGIRHSGARATLLYAKKNGKEDTGAKEEDALPKARGSSISIPIKLRSQIIGTVDVRAPGNRRLDSDEMDIVKAIIDRAALALENARFLAESQKQAAKEKTIGEISARISARSTIEELVKTAALELSHSLPGAEVAIQFKKETEAE comes from the coding sequence ATGAACCTGAATCAAATTTCAACGATCATCGCCGTCCTTATCGTAGTTGCGATTGTCGTTCTCGCGGCAGGTCTTTCGCGAAGATTCACGAATCGCAGTTTGCGCACGCGCGTGGCGGTAGGCATCCTGTTCACAGGAGGCATTGCGGTCGGCTTCTTATCTATTTACGCGATCAATAGCGCCGTGCGCATTACTGACTTGCTTTCGCAACGACTCGAGACCAGCGTTCAACTTCTTGCCGAGGAACAGTTGATCAACACGATCAACACGGAGGCGAGCAACGCAGACCGTTCTTTCGAGAAGATCGAAGGCGATGTGCTGGAACTCGCCGCCCATTGGAGTTCGCTATACGCCCAGCAGGAAAAACTTGGTCAGGGCAGTTACTGGGACGCCAGCACAGCCCTAACGCAATTGGAAGGCGGAAAGTACGGCAATTCGACGGATGATGTTTCGTCGGTATATGTTCCGGCAAAGGTCGGACTCAACGGGACCATCGTGAACGATTTGAACACATCGGCATATTTGGATTTTGCCGTGCCATCTTCGCTCAAGTCGAACGCGAGCCTGCTGGCGATCTACGCCATTGATACGCGCGGCATTACGCGCTATTACCCGAACATTGATCTGGCGTCGTTACTTCCGCCGGATTTCGACCCGACCGAGCGAGCGTATTACAAGATCACCTCCCCATTGTTCAACCCGGCGAAATCCGCGCGTTGGGCAATTCCCTATGTGGATGCGACCGGCGGAGGCTTGGTGGTAACCGTCGCCGCGCCGGTCTACGACGGCAATATTTTCAAAGGCATCGTCGCGGCAGATATGCAACTCTCGACGATCACCAGCCAGATCGAGCGGATCAAGATTGGGCAGACCGGTTACGCCTTCATGATAGACGATGCGGGACGCATCATCTCCATGCCGCCGGCGGGCTACGAACTATTCGGCATCAACCCGGAAGCCATTAACTCGGAGGAATATTTCAAGATCACCGTGCTTGGCGAAGGGTCGCCAGAACTGATCGGAATTACAAACCGCATGGTCGCCGGAGGAAGCGGCTTGATCGAATTCCCGGTGAATGGAGTAGAAACTTACCTCGCGTTCGCTCCCATCGGCGCCAACGGATATAGCGTCGGCATCGTCGCGCCGGTGGCTGAGTTGCAGACCGCGATCGTCGCCGCCAGAAACGAAACCGCATTTCAAATACAATCCGCGGCGCGTTTAGCGGGAGTCATTCTTGCCATCTTGTTGCTCGCCGCGTTCTTGCTCAGTCTTCGTATCAGTGGGCGTATCACCGCCCCCATTGTTCGCCTAACCGAAACCGCCAACCAAATCGTAGCCGGGGACATAACGGCGCAAGCCGCCGAAACGTCAGGCGACGAGATCGGCACGCTCGCCAATGCCTTCAATACCATGACGAGCCGCCTGCGCGAAACGCTGGCGGGTCTCGAACAACGCGTCGCTGAACGCACATCCGAATTAACCGTCGCCAACCAGCAGATCGAACAGCGCGCCCTACAACTTGAAACGATCGCAAGAGTAGCGCACACCATCGGCTCTACCTATGACCTCGATGTGCTATTGCCTCAAATCACGAACGCCATCAGCAAACAGTTCGGCTTTTACCATGTGGGCATCTTCCTCCTCGACCCTCGCAGGGAATACGCCGTATTGAGCGCCTCGAACAGCGAAGGCGGTAGAAAGATGCTTGCCAACAATCACCGCCTCAAAATTGGAGAGACCGGCATCGTAGGCTACGTCACCGGGACTGGAAAACCCCGCGTCGCTCTGGACACAGGAGCGGATGCCGCATTCTTCGACAACCCCTTCCTCCCCGGCACGCGCTCCGAGATTGCCCTGCCCCTCCTTGCCGGCGGCGAAGTGATCGGCGCGCTCGACGTGCAAAGCACAGAACCCAATGCTTTCGGCGCTCAGGATGTAAACACTCTCACGATCCTCGCCGATCAGGTGAGCATCGCGATCCAGAACGCGCGCCAATATGAACAGACCCAGAAAGCGCTTGCAGAGTCCGAATCGCTTTCCCGCCAACTAGCGCGCGAAGGATGGCAGGGCTTTGCAAAAAGCAGAAAACTGCTTGGCATCCGTCATTCAGGCGCGCGCGCAACCTTGCTATACGCAAAAAAGAACGGCAAAGAGGATACCGGCGCGAAAGAAGAAGATGCCCTGCCGAAAGCGAGAGGCTCCTCGATTTCCATTCCGATCAAGTTACGCAGTCAAATCATCGGCACGGTGGACGTCCGCGCGCCGGGCAACCGCCGCCTAGACTCAGATGAAATGGACATCGTCAAAGCGATCATTGACCGCGCCGCGCTCGCGCTCGAAAACGCCCGCTTCCTCGCGGAAAGCCAGAAGCAAGCCGCCAAAGAGAAAACCATCGGCGAAATCTCCGCAAGGATCAGCGCGCGCAGCACGATCGAAGAACTCGTCAAAACGGCGGCGCTCGAACTCAGTCACTCACTGCCCGGTGCGGAGGTCGCTATTCAATTCAAGAAAGAAACGGAGGCTGAATGA
- a CDS encoding GAF domain-containing protein, translated as MTTSMETKPTNRFARLWAYLTAPHPSVRDVGERRRAQLLASLTLILTFTLILAILATLSSSQIFFIFLSVTFISYFLSRTPSYRAGTYFFTIALTSLAYITIYVGSANTIDSAISSIVTISLILASALLSQRGFAILAFITIFATVSLPAYADPKYLSDPDLSLGRTFGITMSMSLILLGIMAFRASVEKERVQQISNTNRELEKLTGELEQRVEERTRELNLANKTTSHRAAQLQTIAELSQAISQVHDPNQIFSAASQLISEQFGFYHVGIFLIDHDREYAVLHAANSAGGQKMLERGHRLALGTGVVGFAAQTGKPRLALDVGADAIYFNNPDLPKTRSEIALPLLYSEQTIGVLDVQSTEPGAFSEDDFRLLGTLANQLAIAIENARLLSEARAAARQVEEVYNEFVRAQWGQTSQRANYTGFRYNAGRIEMLEPNADGGVSVAPEGGPNSLNADQVDPSSANRERITVPVKLRGAVIGMLQVESNDTSKTWQPDERSLMEAVAERAALALENARLFQDARRRAAKERMIAEATSNISSSLNIENILQATATELERVLGGSEVLIRFNSEDSA; from the coding sequence ATGACTACATCTATGGAAACAAAACCAACGAACCGTTTCGCCCGGCTTTGGGCGTACCTCACCGCCCCTCACCCATCGGTCCGCGATGTGGGCGAGCGAAGACGCGCGCAACTGCTCGCTTCGCTTACCTTGATCCTGACGTTCACGCTGATCTTGGCGATCCTTGCAACGCTGTCGTCTTCACAGATCTTTTTCATCTTCCTCAGCGTAACCTTCATCTCATACTTCTTAAGTCGAACGCCGTCTTACCGCGCCGGCACGTATTTCTTTACGATCGCGCTTACCTCCCTCGCGTACATCACCATCTACGTCGGCTCCGCAAATACCATTGACTCGGCGATCAGCAGTATTGTGACCATCTCGCTCATCCTTGCCAGCGCGCTCCTCTCGCAACGAGGTTTTGCCATCCTTGCCTTCATCACCATTTTCGCCACCGTGAGTTTACCGGCGTACGCCGACCCCAAATATTTGTCCGACCCTGACCTAAGTTTAGGCAGAACGTTTGGCATTACCATGTCCATGTCTCTGATCCTGCTGGGAATTATGGCTTTCCGCGCCAGCGTCGAGAAAGAACGCGTCCAACAGATCAGCAACACGAACCGCGAACTCGAAAAACTGACCGGCGAATTGGAACAACGCGTGGAGGAACGGACGCGGGAACTCAACCTAGCCAACAAAACGACCTCTCATCGCGCGGCGCAACTCCAGACCATCGCAGAACTTTCCCAAGCGATCTCGCAGGTGCACGACCCAAATCAGATTTTCTCCGCCGCTTCGCAATTGATCAGCGAACAATTTGGCTTTTATCACGTCGGCATCTTTTTGATTGACCACGACAGAGAATACGCCGTCTTGCACGCCGCAAACAGCGCCGGCGGACAAAAGATGCTGGAACGCGGACACCGGCTGGCGCTTGGGACCGGCGTGGTAGGCTTTGCCGCACAGACGGGAAAACCCCGCCTCGCTCTCGACGTTGGAGCGGATGCAATTTACTTCAACAACCCCGACCTCCCGAAAACCCGCTCCGAGATCGCGTTGCCGCTTCTCTACAGCGAGCAAACGATCGGCGTGTTGGACGTGCAAAGCACGGAGCCGGGCGCATTCTCCGAGGACGATTTCCGTTTGTTAGGCACGCTTGCCAACCAACTAGCGATCGCCATCGAGAACGCCCGCCTGCTTTCAGAAGCGCGCGCCGCCGCCCGCCAGGTGGAGGAAGTGTACAATGAATTCGTCCGCGCACAGTGGGGGCAGACGAGTCAACGCGCGAACTATACCGGCTTCCGCTACAACGCGGGCAGGATCGAAATGTTGGAGCCAAACGCCGACGGCGGTGTCAGCGTCGCGCCGGAGGGCGGACCAAACAGCCTGAACGCGGACCAAGTTGACCCGTCCAGCGCGAACCGTGAACGAATTACTGTCCCGGTGAAATTGCGCGGCGCGGTCATCGGCATGTTGCAAGTCGAATCGAACGACACATCGAAAACATGGCAACCCGATGAACGCAGTCTGATGGAAGCCGTGGCAGAACGCGCCGCGCTGGCGCTTGAAAATGCGCGCCTGTTTCAGGATGCCCGCCGACGCGCCGCTAAAGAACGCATGATCGCCGAGGCGACTTCGAACATCAGTAGTTCGCTGAATATCGAGAATATCCTTCAGGCAACCGCCACAGAACTCGAACGCGTGCTGGGCGGTTCGGAAGTGTTGATCCGCTTCAACAGCGAGGATTCGGCATGA
- a CDS encoding GAF domain-containing protein, whose amino-acid sequence MTKFFTPPTFENDENKTRVALYVHWIALAFMGAILATIAFSKIDSGAFSFNFFDVILVGAFALIAFARGMSRNGRVRGASVFLIVILWVAVNGTAYFAGVRDTSYIANFIVLIAAGLLLGWKAAVFLSVLTIAAGVALANAEIAGVTPSIYTPASPLIAIRDMSLIFGIFAALTYLLISGLENALNKARNGATALADTNRDLDAARLRLEENRNELLAANQQLQQRAEKINAIANIAKTITLVQEIERLLPSVAVSISGRFGYYHAGVYLLDESGQNALLRASSSEGGLLMIRRKYRVKVPSNELIANVADRGEARIADVDEIQTTRINQRELTETRSQIVLPLKVREIVIGVLDIHSSQPDAFSREDVPTLQILADQVAIAIQNARSSEQARDALQKAEIISHQLTNKAWREYSDSQDRKGYRYDGIKPEPIHEKVRFTDSDKPLAIPIVLRGQVIGNLKMNPTEATRRWTDDEVAMAEATAERVALALEGARLLEDAQKRAQRETFLSEVSTKLGASFQVDSILRDTVEELGQTFRNATVSFQLVNPASQPETDGENDTAKRGNGSTPE is encoded by the coding sequence GTGACGAAATTCTTTACACCGCCCACATTCGAGAACGACGAAAACAAAACGCGCGTCGCTCTATATGTGCATTGGATCGCTCTGGCATTCATGGGCGCCATTCTGGCCACCATCGCCTTCAGCAAGATCGATTCCGGCGCGTTCTCCTTCAACTTCTTCGACGTAATTCTCGTCGGCGCATTCGCGTTGATCGCGTTTGCGCGGGGAATGTCAAGAAACGGGCGTGTGCGGGGCGCGAGCGTTTTTCTTATAGTCATCTTATGGGTTGCAGTAAACGGGACTGCCTATTTTGCGGGCGTACGCGACACCTCGTATATTGCTAATTTCATCGTTCTGATCGCGGCTGGCTTATTGCTTGGCTGGAAAGCGGCGGTCTTCTTGTCGGTGTTGACGATCGCGGCAGGCGTTGCATTGGCAAACGCTGAAATTGCCGGCGTCACTCCGTCCATCTACACGCCCGCCTCGCCCTTGATCGCTATTCGCGATATGTCGTTGATCTTCGGAATCTTTGCCGCGCTAACCTACTTGCTCATCAGCGGTCTCGAAAACGCGCTCAACAAGGCTCGCAACGGCGCAACCGCATTGGCTGACACCAACCGCGACCTGGACGCCGCGCGATTGCGCTTGGAAGAAAACCGAAACGAATTATTGGCGGCGAATCAACAACTCCAGCAACGCGCGGAAAAAATCAACGCCATCGCGAATATCGCAAAAACCATCACGCTGGTACAGGAAATCGAGCGCCTGCTCCCCTCCGTAGCGGTTTCGATCAGCGGGCGGTTTGGGTACTATCACGCCGGGGTCTATCTTTTGGACGAGTCCGGGCAAAACGCCCTGTTACGTGCATCCAGCAGCGAAGGCGGTTTGCTGATGATACGGCGCAAGTATCGCGTCAAAGTTCCATCCAACGAGCTGATCGCAAACGTTGCCGACCGCGGCGAGGCTCGCATTGCCGATGTGGACGAAATCCAGACCACGAGAATCAACCAACGTGAATTGACGGAAACGCGCTCCCAAATCGTCCTGCCGCTCAAAGTTCGCGAGATTGTCATCGGCGTGCTGGATATCCATTCATCGCAACCGGACGCGTTTTCTAGAGAGGATGTTCCTACGTTGCAAATTCTCGCCGACCAAGTGGCGATCGCCATCCAAAACGCTCGCTCCTCCGAACAAGCAAGGGACGCTTTGCAGAAAGCGGAAATTATTTCACATCAATTGACCAACAAAGCCTGGCGCGAATACTCCGATTCACAGGATCGGAAAGGCTACCGCTACGATGGGATCAAGCCCGAACCCATCCATGAAAAAGTACGCTTTACCGATTCAGACAAACCGCTCGCCATTCCAATTGTCCTGCGCGGACAGGTGATCGGAAACTTGAAGATGAACCCCACCGAAGCCACGCGCCGCTGGACCGACGATGAGGTGGCTATGGCAGAAGCCACCGCCGAGCGGGTTGCGCTGGCGCTCGAAGGCGCCCGCCTGCTTGAAGACGCGCAAAAACGCGCCCAGCGCGAAACCTTCCTCTCCGAAGTGTCCACCAAACTCGGCGCGTCGTTTCAGGTGGATTCGATCCTACGCGATACCGTCGAGGAACTCGGACAGACCTTCCGCAACGCGACCGTTTCATTCCAGCTTGTAAACCCCGCGTCGCAACCAGAGACGGACGGCGAAAACGACACGGCAAAGAGAGGGAACGGCTCAACGCCGGAGTAA
- a CDS encoding GAF domain-containing protein: protein MRALISKWLTPPVFHGDEEKTRVAGLLNTILLFVIIGTTAVTPVLFAFTEPSDIPALLILLLPFILVNTVALAIMRRGQVTFASYLFLFNLGLAIFGSYAVSSSDSSGALLAITIVIAFANVLLGARSISRLIVFTVLFTLAVTIARSRGWITPLFAPATGLFGNWVANSIVFILAGVGMYLSSISLRRTLDNSIADRRNLQVTNKELADLQKVLEIRVQERTADLEKRASQLHTVSNVASTIASVQDLNALLFTITDLVSEKFGFYHAGIFLVDDAEEYALLRAANSEGGQRMLERGHRLALNANSMVGYATSLGQPRIALDVGADAVYFDNPDLPNTRSEMTIPLRAGNRVIGALDVQSTAMNAFTQDDIEVLTILADQLAIAIENARLFSEAKAALAESQETVDQYVRQEWKSFSRQARQNGFVFDGRQIAPLIPQGQSERIKRTAQTGRLSLEKDSTNMTIPIKLRGQTIGVLDVKPKKGQRQWTDDEIALLEAAADRAAFALENARLVESAQRRASRERAIGEISGKIGSVSERNLILQTAAEELGRKIGNSEIVIELETEE, encoded by the coding sequence ATGCGCGCATTGATTTCAAAATGGCTCACGCCTCCAGTCTTCCACGGCGATGAAGAAAAGACCCGCGTCGCTGGTCTTCTTAACACCATCTTGCTCTTCGTCATCATCGGCACAACTGCAGTAACGCCCGTGCTATTCGCGTTTACCGAACCTTCCGATATACCGGCTCTCCTGATCCTTCTCCTGCCGTTCATCCTCGTCAACACCGTCGCGCTGGCGATCATGCGGCGCGGACAAGTTACTTTCGCATCCTATCTATTCCTATTCAACTTGGGGCTGGCGATCTTCGGCTCCTACGCCGTAAGTTCCTCGGATAGCAGCGGCGCGCTTCTTGCGATCACCATCGTTATTGCTTTTGCGAATGTTTTGCTCGGCGCGCGCTCGATCAGCCGTTTGATCGTGTTTACCGTGTTATTTACCCTCGCGGTCACAATTGCGCGCTCGCGCGGCTGGATCACCCCCTTATTTGCGCCCGCCACCGGGCTATTCGGCAACTGGGTTGCAAATTCGATCGTATTCATTCTCGCAGGCGTCGGCATGTACCTATCTTCGATCAGTCTAAGAAGAACGCTCGACAACTCCATCGCCGACCGACGAAATCTGCAAGTCACAAACAAAGAATTGGCTGACTTGCAAAAAGTCCTTGAAATCCGCGTGCAGGAACGAACCGCAGACCTTGAAAAGCGAGCCTCGCAACTGCACACCGTTTCGAATGTTGCCAGTACGATTGCGTCGGTCCAGGACTTGAACGCACTGCTTTTCACCATCACCGATCTGGTCAGCGAAAAATTCGGTTTCTACCACGCCGGCATCTTCCTCGTAGACGATGCCGAGGAATACGCCCTCCTCCGAGCCGCCAACAGCGAGGGCGGGCAACGGATGCTCGAACGCGGACACCGGTTAGCGCTCAACGCCAACAGCATGGTCGGCTATGCCACCTCGCTAGGACAACCCCGCATCGCGCTGGACGTGGGGGCTGATGCCGTTTACTTCGACAACCCCGACCTCCCGAACACCCGCTCCGAAATGACCATCCCGCTCCGCGCGGGCAACCGCGTCATCGGCGCGCTCGACGTTCAAAGCACAGCCATGAACGCTTTTACGCAAGATGATATTGAAGTGTTGACGATCCTCGCCGACCAATTAGCCATAGCCATTGAGAACGCACGTCTATTCAGCGAAGCGAAAGCCGCGCTCGCTGAATCGCAAGAAACCGTAGACCAATATGTGCGGCAGGAATGGAAAAGTTTTAGTCGTCAGGCAAGGCAAAACGGATTCGTGTTCGACGGCAGGCAGATCGCGCCGCTAATCCCACAGGGACAATCGGAACGCATCAAACGCACCGCCCAAACGGGCCGCCTTTCGCTTGAAAAAGATTCCACAAACATGACCATCCCCATCAAATTGCGCGGACAAACCATCGGCGTCCTCGATGTCAAACCCAAAAAGGGACAACGACAATGGACCGACGATGAGATCGCCCTCCTCGAAGCGGCGGCTGATCGAGCCGCCTTCGCGCTTGAGAACGCACGCCTCGTCGAAAGCGCGCAACGCCGCGCCTCTCGCGAGCGCGCCATCGGCGAAATTTCCGGAAAGATCGGCTCGGTCAGCGAGAGAAACCTCATCCTGCAAACAGCGGCGGAGGAACTGGGTCGCAAAATCGGAAACTCAGAGATCGTGATCGAACTGGAGACCGAGGAATAG